One Fuerstiella marisgermanici DNA window includes the following coding sequences:
- the tilS gene encoding tRNA lysidine(34) synthetase TilS, whose translation MSTPSVKFLDALECGYTAANCAPERGLLLAISGGVDSVALLHATVAWLTQQSGFPAESNGNRLVVAHVNHRLRGERSEADAEFVGRLAEQLELPFELLTIEEGSLQLSSRGSLEEACRKARYQLLGETAQRLGFASVATAHHMDDQAETILHNVIRGTGLRGLAGMQPSRPLRITSAGNSSLRQLTEEESPGHGKNSPVALVRPMLNISRADIEEFVAIHNHEYREDHTNRESAFTRNRIRNELLPLLARDFNPQVAKSLVSLSQQAAYAARSLDRLADDVLNNAVLESNPTICRLDASRLQKVEEELLRHALARLWTRLNWPRQKMTFAHWQRLSAAILAGRNTSFQLPGGIDAIREGDLLRLTAVSESS comes from the coding sequence GTGAGCACACCATCAGTGAAGTTTCTTGACGCACTGGAGTGCGGCTACACAGCCGCAAATTGCGCCCCTGAACGCGGCCTTCTGCTGGCAATTTCCGGAGGCGTCGACAGCGTCGCTTTGCTGCACGCCACCGTGGCCTGGCTGACTCAACAGTCGGGCTTCCCCGCGGAAAGCAATGGCAACCGACTGGTCGTGGCACACGTTAACCATCGGCTGCGTGGCGAACGCAGTGAGGCGGATGCGGAGTTCGTTGGCAGGCTGGCGGAACAGCTCGAACTTCCATTCGAGCTACTAACGATCGAAGAAGGCAGCCTGCAACTCAGCAGCCGCGGCTCTCTTGAAGAAGCCTGCCGGAAGGCTCGCTATCAGTTACTGGGTGAAACGGCCCAGCGTCTCGGCTTCGCCAGTGTCGCCACAGCGCATCACATGGACGACCAGGCAGAAACGATTCTGCACAACGTCATCCGAGGCACCGGGCTGCGAGGACTCGCCGGAATGCAGCCGTCTCGCCCGCTGCGCATCACCAGCGCAGGGAATTCCAGCCTCCGCCAACTAACTGAAGAGGAAAGTCCGGGACACGGCAAAAATTCGCCAGTCGCCCTCGTGCGGCCCATGCTAAACATCAGCCGCGCGGACATTGAAGAATTCGTTGCCATCCACAATCACGAATACCGCGAAGACCACACCAACCGTGAGTCAGCATTCACTCGCAACCGTATCCGCAACGAACTGCTCCCACTGCTGGCTCGCGACTTCAATCCTCAGGTGGCGAAATCACTAGTGTCGCTCAGCCAACAAGCTGCCTATGCCGCTCGCAGCCTGGACCGCCTGGCCGACGATGTGCTCAACAACGCCGTCCTCGAATCCAACCCAACAATCTGCCGCCTCGACGCCAGTCGCCTGCAAAAAGTTGAAGAAGAACTCCTCCGCCATGCGCTCGCCCGATTATGGACACGCCTGAACTGGCCTCGGCAAAAGATGACGTTCGCCCACTGGCAACGACTCAGTGCCGCAATCCTCGCTGGCCGCAACACGTCCTTCCAACTGCCCGGCGGGATTGACGCGATCCGCGAAGGAGACCTGCTGCGATTGACGGCGGTATCCGAATCTTCCTGA
- a CDS encoding MFS transporter, producing the protein MSDEPTITPGVTPNAMRLLWAGFTAILAAGVGFAIRGGILDNWGTEYGFSGSELGVIGGAGFTGFCFGIIIGGVIADKIGYGWLVVAAFVFHVVSAFVTFGATDGMPKDTAYNFLFWGTFLFAFANGTLEAVANPLVATLFPNNRTHYLNILHASWPAGMILGGVMGWVLDDYYKVGWKIQLGLFLIPTVVYGLMFLGQKMPKSEASEKGLSLGEMLKDVGLLGGAVVCFLLARFFGSVLEPLVGSAATAEYVGYGIGFVLLLGIGAITKFSVGSMLLCVLFVTHALVGAVELGTDGWIQNITGNILTSEQGKMLFVYTSAVMFGLRFCAHFIETKLGLSPVALLLVCAVMACIGLNMTSNIESFSYALIALTIYGFGKTFFWPTMLGVASDRFPRTGAVAISIMGGIGMMSAGLIGSPGLGYFKDRYAGEALQEVDAELYAEYKAEEPSRFLFFEPSPGLDSKKVGEIDTEAAEISEDEQKVLQASITGDRKTLVADSVIPATMAVIFLLLLLYFKSIGGYKPITLAEIEDVDEEVAAATTAES; encoded by the coding sequence ATGAGCGATGAACCAACGATCACACCGGGCGTGACCCCTAACGCTATGCGTTTGTTATGGGCCGGATTTACGGCGATCCTTGCGGCTGGCGTAGGATTCGCCATTCGCGGAGGCATTCTTGATAACTGGGGGACGGAATACGGTTTCAGTGGTAGTGAGCTTGGTGTCATTGGCGGTGCCGGATTCACAGGGTTCTGCTTTGGAATCATTATTGGCGGCGTGATTGCCGACAAGATCGGCTACGGCTGGTTAGTTGTCGCCGCGTTTGTCTTCCACGTGGTGTCTGCATTTGTGACGTTTGGTGCAACCGATGGAATGCCTAAGGACACGGCGTACAACTTCCTGTTTTGGGGCACCTTCCTGTTTGCTTTCGCAAATGGAACGCTTGAGGCGGTTGCGAATCCGTTGGTCGCAACACTTTTCCCCAACAATCGAACCCATTATCTGAACATCCTACATGCAAGCTGGCCGGCCGGAATGATTCTGGGCGGCGTCATGGGCTGGGTGTTGGATGACTACTACAAAGTCGGCTGGAAAATTCAGTTGGGACTGTTCTTGATTCCAACCGTCGTTTACGGGCTCATGTTTCTCGGCCAGAAAATGCCGAAGTCGGAAGCCTCAGAAAAAGGACTTAGTCTTGGCGAGATGCTGAAAGACGTGGGCCTGCTGGGCGGAGCCGTGGTGTGCTTCCTGCTGGCCAGATTCTTCGGCAGCGTTTTGGAGCCACTAGTGGGTTCGGCAGCAACAGCCGAGTACGTCGGCTATGGTATCGGCTTTGTGTTGCTGCTTGGCATCGGCGCGATCACAAAGTTTTCGGTCGGCTCTATGCTGCTGTGCGTTCTGTTTGTGACACACGCACTTGTGGGTGCTGTTGAACTTGGTACAGACGGGTGGATTCAGAACATCACAGGCAACATCCTGACATCTGAACAGGGTAAGATGTTATTCGTTTACACTTCCGCCGTGATGTTCGGCTTGCGATTCTGTGCCCACTTTATCGAAACGAAACTTGGCCTGTCGCCTGTCGCCCTGTTGCTTGTGTGTGCTGTGATGGCGTGCATCGGTCTGAACATGACCAGCAACATCGAATCGTTCAGTTACGCATTGATCGCGCTGACGATTTATGGATTCGGCAAGACATTCTTTTGGCCAACCATGCTGGGCGTCGCCAGTGACCGCTTTCCTCGAACAGGTGCGGTTGCGATCAGTATTATGGGCGGCATTGGAATGATGTCCGCCGGTTTGATCGGCTCACCGGGGCTCGGCTACTTCAAGGACCGGTACGCAGGCGAAGCATTGCAGGAAGTAGACGCTGAACTATACGCGGAATACAAAGCTGAAGAACCCAGTCGCTTCCTCTTCTTTGAACCGTCTCCAGGCCTGGACAGTAAAAAGGTGGGTGAGATTGATACTGAAGCTGCAGAGATTTCGGAAGACGAGCAGAAGGTGCTGCAGGCCTCAATCACCGGGGACCGCAAAACTCTGGTGGCAGACTCAGTGATCCCTGCCACCATGGCCGTGATCTTCCTGCTACTACTGTTGTACTTCAAGAGTATCGGAGGGTACAAGCCGATCACTTTGGCGGAGATTGAAGACGTCGACGAAGAAGTGGCCGCCGCTACAACGGCCGAATCCTGA
- a CDS encoding dihydroxy-acid dehydratase, whose protein sequence is MPVNWNSTQLTAGWQKGVTAFYYALGLTEADFGKAQVGIGVPLLEGNTCNVHAYELAGELKKGCEEVGMLAFPFGTPGVSDNLSQGHEGGNASLPSRNLIANSAECVVTAHCYDALIGMHHCDKNGPGFAMALARTNYPGLIVSGGSIMPGCHNGKDISILDVYDSQAAVSVGEMTAEEGDAILRTACPGPGGCGIAASFNTWGIACEAIGMMLPSSSSIPAIDAEKRAECRRVGAALKLLLENNIRPRDILTKAAFKNAAVSIAAAGGSTNGVLHLLALAREAEVDFGLKDLQQIFRDTPVLCSFAPRGPRTMVDLHRIGGTPVLLKHLLDAGLLDGSCLTVTGKTMAENLVDVPAPPDGQDLIVDKDNCYKPFADMQICFGNLAPDGIVFKVSSMENPKFEGTAICFDDPREIVKAVEERRIKPGSAIVLRYWGPVASGMPEVLVATAALAVPELDGKVAFISDTRVSGVSHGAIGVHCAPEAAVGGPIACVQDGDKITFDLIAGTIEVNVSADEMEQRRTALPSWMPRDPRRGYLADFCATSAQSNHGCVSSALIDCAQ, encoded by the coding sequence ATGCCCGTTAACTGGAACAGCACGCAACTCACCGCCGGATGGCAGAAAGGCGTCACCGCTTTTTACTACGCACTCGGACTGACCGAAGCCGACTTTGGTAAGGCTCAGGTTGGCATTGGAGTCCCGCTGCTGGAAGGTAACACCTGCAACGTTCACGCCTACGAATTGGCCGGCGAATTGAAGAAGGGCTGCGAAGAAGTCGGCATGCTGGCGTTTCCGTTTGGGACGCCAGGCGTCAGCGACAACCTGTCTCAGGGACACGAAGGCGGCAACGCCAGCCTGCCCTCTCGTAACCTAATCGCCAACAGTGCTGAGTGTGTCGTGACGGCGCATTGCTACGACGCCTTAATTGGCATGCACCACTGCGACAAAAACGGCCCCGGCTTTGCGATGGCGTTGGCTCGTACAAATTACCCCGGCTTGATTGTCAGCGGCGGCAGCATCATGCCCGGCTGTCACAACGGCAAGGATATCAGCATTCTGGATGTCTATGATTCTCAGGCAGCGGTTTCTGTCGGCGAAATGACGGCCGAAGAAGGCGACGCAATCTTGCGAACGGCGTGCCCAGGGCCCGGCGGTTGTGGCATTGCCGCATCGTTTAATACGTGGGGTATCGCGTGTGAAGCGATCGGAATGATGTTGCCGTCGAGTAGCTCGATTCCCGCGATTGATGCCGAAAAGCGGGCTGAGTGTCGTCGTGTAGGAGCCGCGTTGAAGCTGCTGTTAGAAAACAACATTCGTCCACGCGACATTCTCACCAAAGCAGCCTTCAAAAACGCGGCTGTGTCAATTGCGGCGGCAGGCGGTTCGACCAATGGCGTACTGCATCTGTTGGCGTTGGCTCGAGAAGCAGAAGTGGATTTCGGTTTGAAGGATCTTCAGCAGATCTTTCGCGACACGCCCGTGCTCTGCAGCTTTGCTCCGCGCGGGCCACGCACGATGGTCGACCTGCATCGCATTGGCGGGACGCCTGTGCTGTTGAAGCACTTGCTGGATGCAGGGCTGTTGGACGGATCATGCCTGACGGTGACTGGCAAGACGATGGCCGAAAATCTCGTAGACGTCCCTGCTCCGCCGGACGGTCAGGATTTGATTGTTGATAAAGATAATTGCTACAAGCCGTTTGCTGACATGCAAATCTGCTTCGGCAATCTTGCTCCGGACGGAATCGTGTTCAAAGTGTCCAGCATGGAGAATCCGAAATTCGAAGGCACGGCGATCTGCTTTGATGATCCTCGCGAGATTGTGAAAGCCGTCGAAGAACGACGCATCAAGCCGGGCAGCGCCATTGTGTTGCGGTACTGGGGGCCAGTGGCTTCGGGGATGCCTGAAGTTCTGGTGGCGACAGCCGCGTTGGCAGTGCCGGAACTTGATGGCAAAGTTGCCTTCATTTCCGACACAAGAGTGTCCGGAGTTTCTCACGGAGCCATCGGTGTCCACTGTGCACCGGAAGCGGCTGTCGGCGGGCCGATAGCGTGCGTACAGGACGGTGACAAAATTACGTTCGATCTGATCGCCGGGACGATCGAAGTGAATGTGTCCGCCGATGAAATGGAACAACGGCGAACCGCCCTGCCCTCGTGGATGCCTCGTGATCCACGGCGCGGGTATCTCGCCGATTTCTGCGCCACGTCAGCTCAATCGAATCACGGCTGCGTGAGTTCTGCGTTGATCGATTGCGCGCAATAG
- a CDS encoding TAXI family TRAP transporter solute-binding subunit, which translates to MPSAPDNLPLPQPRSSWYGSVPWLSAIVVVAVLVLLFSYRSRTRLPARVVIAAGPEDGRYAQLAEGIAEELQLRMGIPVDVRETQGSLENLQLLESHEVHLGLYQPGTRLILEGNEQSDSGGEPAKFVSNLYSEFLLPIGAAEDKVGLLAEPDDVVWSCNHRLSGEYAAAKLLLDHLNINEADINVQSVRYVDLPGQVRGGHVNVGILCCGLSAPVLPTLLTSGAAKLLPIPAVESLARRHTSLKLETVPAGFYQTSPMVPAEDFQTVTLQAQLLADTDAPVRLVEVVTEIISDARFQRRNRLTELFAGGTSYATDRPEYEMHPGASHIYSPGLKPLLNPDFVEGTEGLRSFIVSLLAAAWLLHRWWNRRQIRSQEHRLDRYIRELLALERAQMEVDGEGGPEESKTLQELLDSVTILRQEALSEFTAHELNEDRAVDCFIEMCHALSDKINGKLTRHAILSTKSMPTSKLPNG; encoded by the coding sequence ATGCCTTCAGCACCCGACAATCTGCCGTTACCGCAACCTCGTTCATCGTGGTACGGCAGCGTTCCGTGGTTGAGTGCCATCGTTGTTGTCGCCGTGCTGGTGTTGCTGTTTTCTTACAGGAGTCGCACTCGGCTGCCGGCTCGTGTCGTCATCGCGGCCGGGCCGGAAGACGGGCGGTATGCTCAATTGGCTGAGGGGATCGCCGAGGAACTGCAGCTGCGAATGGGGATTCCCGTTGACGTTCGCGAGACTCAGGGTTCGCTGGAAAACCTACAGCTGCTGGAATCGCACGAAGTTCATCTGGGGCTTTATCAGCCAGGCACGCGGCTGATTCTGGAAGGCAATGAGCAAAGCGATTCGGGCGGTGAGCCAGCGAAATTCGTCAGCAACCTGTACTCCGAATTCCTGTTACCAATTGGTGCGGCGGAAGACAAAGTAGGTCTATTGGCCGAGCCCGATGATGTCGTCTGGTCCTGTAACCATCGACTGTCCGGCGAATATGCCGCGGCAAAGCTGTTGCTGGATCATCTGAATATCAACGAAGCCGATATCAACGTGCAGTCCGTCCGCTACGTCGATCTGCCTGGCCAGGTTCGCGGCGGTCACGTGAACGTTGGAATCCTGTGCTGTGGACTCAGCGCGCCAGTTCTGCCAACGTTACTGACTTCGGGCGCGGCAAAACTGTTGCCGATCCCCGCCGTGGAATCGCTGGCTCGTCGACACACTTCGCTGAAGCTGGAAACTGTGCCGGCCGGCTTTTACCAGACGTCTCCCATGGTTCCGGCGGAAGATTTTCAGACGGTCACGCTCCAGGCTCAACTGCTGGCCGATACAGATGCGCCAGTTCGCCTTGTGGAAGTCGTCACAGAAATTATTTCCGACGCCCGCTTCCAGCGTCGCAATCGGCTGACGGAGTTGTTTGCCGGCGGCACGTCGTATGCAACTGATCGGCCGGAATATGAAATGCATCCCGGGGCGTCTCACATTTACAGTCCCGGATTGAAGCCGCTGCTGAATCCCGATTTTGTGGAAGGCACCGAAGGGCTACGTTCATTTATCGTGTCACTGCTAGCTGCCGCGTGGTTGCTGCATCGTTGGTGGAATCGACGGCAGATCCGCAGCCAGGAACATCGACTCGATCGCTACATTCGCGAACTGTTGGCACTGGAACGAGCTCAAATGGAAGTCGATGGGGAAGGCGGTCCCGAGGAATCGAAGACGCTTCAGGAACTGTTGGACAGCGTCACCATCCTGCGTCAGGAGGCGCTGTCGGAGTTCACAGCTCACGAACTAAACGAAGACCGAGCCGTCGACTGCTTCATCGAAATGTGCCACGCATTGAGCGACAAAATCAACGGCAAGCTGACACGACACGCGATTCTTTCAACAAAGTCGATGCCCACGTCTAAATTGCCAAACGGTTGA